In Maridesulfovibrio bastinii DSM 16055, the genomic window CCCGAGGCGACACTTGTTTTCCCCGGCAGTCAGGAAAAAAATCTTAGAAATTTTTATATTGAAAGTGCCACTTACTTTTTTAATTTTAAGAATTTTAAAGATATCGATATAGATTCCGTAGAGTTGCTGGTTGTTGTAGACACCTCCAGAAGCCCAAGAATTTCACACGTTCAGAGTCTTCTGGAAAAAGAAAATTTGCGCATACATGTTTATGACCATCACATGGAATCCCAGTGTGATCTGAACCCTGAAAAAATAATTAAAAAGCCGTGGGGTTCCAGCGTTGCCATCCTGACTCATGAAATAAGGAAAGAAAATCTGACCCTGCATCAGGAAGAAGCAACGATTCTCGGAGTCGGTATATATGAAGACACCGGCTCATTCACTTTCAATTCCACTACCGAGCATGATTTCGAAGCTGCAAAGTGGCTGCTTTCTCAGGGAATGGAGCTTGATGTAATAACCGACCTGATAAACAGGGAACTTGATGGGCAGCAAATTTCTCTGCTTGGTGAGCTGGTAAGCAACGCCGCCACACATTCTATACATAATATAGATATAGTTATCTCAGAAGTCAGTACTCCTGATTATGTTGGAGATTTTTCACTTCTGGTCCATAAATTCATGGATATTGAAAATGTTAAAATATTATTTGCTCTCGCCCGGATGAACGACAGGGTTCATCTTGTGGCCCGCTCTAAAACACCGGAAGTTGATGTGGGAGCTATCTGTGCAAGTTTCGGCGGTGGCGGGCATACTTATGCTGCTTCCGCAACAATAAAAGACCGCACTCCGGCGCAGGTCCGTGATGAACTTTTTGCCCTGCTCTATTCACAGATCAATCCTTCAATTACAATTGAAAAACTGATGTCAAAACGCCCGGTAGTCATTCCGCGCAATATGACAATTGCCAAGGCTGTTGAAAAAATGACTCAATACAGCCTTAAAGGTGTGCCGGTAGTAGATTCACTGGATAATATGCGCGTTGTCGGGATTCTGGAACATAATATAGCAGACAAGGCTCTTTCCCATAAACTCGATAATGTTGAAGTTGAAATTTATATGCAGCAGACTTTTTCAACAATAACTAAAACAACTCCGCTTTTTGATGTGATGGACATCATTCTGGGGCGCAAACAGCGTCTGGTCCCTGTTGTTGATAAAGATAAAGTCATGGCGGTAATAACAAGAACAGATTTAATAAATCTCATGGTTCAGGACCCGGCCAGAATACCTGAATCACTCTATCCTGCTAAAAAGCAGGTTAGAAATATCGCTAATATCATGCGCAACCGTCTCCCGGAAAATATTCTTAATATCCTGGAGACTGCCGGCAGACTGGCTGAAGAATATGGAATTGAAGTTTATATTGTAGGGGGATTTGTAAGGGATATAATTCTTACCCGAAATAATCTTGATCTTGATCTGGTTGTTGAAGGCGAAGGTATTTCTTTTGCTAAAAAACTAGCTGATAATCTTGGTGGGCGCATTAAGTCCCATAACAAATTTAAAACAGCGGTAATTATTTTACCTGACGGCCAGAGGATTGATGTGGCGACAGCCCGTCTTGAATATTATGAATACCCTGCCGCCCTGCCGACCGTTGAGCTGTCATCTATAAAGATGGACCTTTACCGACGGGACTTTACCATAAATGCTCTTGCGGTTCATCTGAACCCTTCTAATTTTGGCAAACTCGTTGATTTTTTCGGTTCGCAGCGTGATATAAAGGAAAGAGTTTTAAGAGTTCTTCACTCTCTTAGCTTTGTTGAAGATCCTACCAGAATTTTAAGGGCGATACGCTTTGAACAACGTTTTGGATTCACCATAGGCGGGCAGACCTCAAGACTTATAAAGAATGCTCTCAAACTTAAACTTTTCAATAAACTTTCAGGCTATCGAATTCTTCATGAATTAAAAATAATTTTAAAGGAAGAAAAAGTTCTGCCTTGTCTTAGCAGACTGGATGAACTTGGGATTCTGGAAGCTGTTCACCCTTTGTTGAAATTGTCTTCAGCCCGGACAAAAGTTCTTGCTGAACTAGAAAAAGTTCTGGACTGGTATGAAAGACTTTACCTAGAGCCCGAGATTTCACGCTGGAAAACATTTTTTCTTGGAATGTGCCTCGGAATTTCTAAAAAAAATATGTTCCAAGTATATCAGCGTCTTAGCTTTTCTCAAAGTGAAGAAAGAGAATTTATTCACATGCGAGAAGCAATCTTCATGGCTTCAGGACGTATAATTAATGTTAAACAGGAGCTGGCCCCGAGCAAAATTTATGAAATACTCTCCCCTGTTCCGGTTGAAGGAATCCTCTTTATAATGGCCAGAGCAGAAAGGGAGAATGTAAAAAAGAATATTTCCCAGTACCTGACAATAATAAGAAACAAAGAGATTGAAGTCGGCGGGGATGATCTTAAAGATATGGGACTGATTCCGGGGCCGGTTTATACAGAGTTGCTTAATGAAGTGAAAATGGCTTGTCTTGACGGGGTTGCCCGCACTCGTGAAGATCAGCTTGAATTTTTGAGGAAAAAAGTCCTCTCTTTGAGAGAAAAATCACAAAGTATGACAACAGGTCCACTATTCGGAAAGCTTAATGATATGTGATATAGTTATTTGTATTTTTTATTGCCCTTAAGGTGCAAGGTGTGTAGAACAACAACACTTTCGGTTTGCCGTTGGCTTCACGTCGACTTCGGTGTATTGCTTTAATCAGCCGGATGAACTGGCAGCCGTAATCGTCTTGGTCCCGCTAATAATCACGGCAAGGAGTAGAACAGGCTTTACTCCTGTTTTGTTTGTGATATTGCGCTTATTATTTATATACCCTAAAGTCGGATAGCAAGGTTAATAAAAGTTA contains:
- a CDS encoding CBS domain-containing protein, with the translated sequence MSSNDNKIQSKTVITGHINADFDCLAAIVAAGKLYPEATLVFPGSQEKNLRNFYIESATYFFNFKNFKDIDIDSVELLVVVDTSRSPRISHVQSLLEKENLRIHVYDHHMESQCDLNPEKIIKKPWGSSVAILTHEIRKENLTLHQEEATILGVGIYEDTGSFTFNSTTEHDFEAAKWLLSQGMELDVITDLINRELDGQQISLLGELVSNAATHSIHNIDIVISEVSTPDYVGDFSLLVHKFMDIENVKILFALARMNDRVHLVARSKTPEVDVGAICASFGGGGHTYAASATIKDRTPAQVRDELFALLYSQINPSITIEKLMSKRPVVIPRNMTIAKAVEKMTQYSLKGVPVVDSLDNMRVVGILEHNIADKALSHKLDNVEVEIYMQQTFSTITKTTPLFDVMDIILGRKQRLVPVVDKDKVMAVITRTDLINLMVQDPARIPESLYPAKKQVRNIANIMRNRLPENILNILETAGRLAEEYGIEVYIVGGFVRDIILTRNNLDLDLVVEGEGISFAKKLADNLGGRIKSHNKFKTAVIILPDGQRIDVATARLEYYEYPAALPTVELSSIKMDLYRRDFTINALAVHLNPSNFGKLVDFFGSQRDIKERVLRVLHSLSFVEDPTRILRAIRFEQRFGFTIGGQTSRLIKNALKLKLFNKLSGYRILHELKIILKEEKVLPCLSRLDELGILEAVHPLLKLSSARTKVLAELEKVLDWYERLYLEPEISRWKTFFLGMCLGISKKNMFQVYQRLSFSQSEEREFIHMREAIFMASGRIINVKQELAPSKIYEILSPVPVEGILFIMARAERENVKKNISQYLTIIRNKEIEVGGDDLKDMGLIPGPVYTELLNEVKMACLDGVARTREDQLEFLRKKVLSLREKSQSMTTGPLFGKLNDM